The window tgaggttgtgcggttgtttgaaggcaagaagtgggggtgtggggatggccttggcgagatgttcgtcttcatcacagtgccagggacccggttcgattcctgacttgggtcactgtctgggcggagtctgcacgttctccctgtgtctgcgtggatttactctgggtgctccagtttcctcccacagtcgaaaagacgtgttggttaggtgcattggccatgctaaattctcccgcagtgtgccagagcaggcgccggagtgtggcgactaagggattttcgcagtaacttcattgcagtgtgaatgtaagcctacttgtgacaaatgaataaactttgacttcagatattcttaaagtttttaaagtttatttattagtgtcacaactagacttacactgcaatgaagttactgtgaaatgtttggtttcttttttaaacaggtgatgACGGTTTCACTCACAAACAATCCGAGTGAAGGCCgcagttttgagaattaaagcagaGAATAAAAGACTTTACCTTTCAGAAAGCCAACAAGCCTGCTTTTGATATTGGAATTGATAAATATCTGACATGAGTTGCTATTCcaagcatttaaaatggaaattacctggtgtttaagggaaagaaccaaattgataatgcctggaatcaaacagaaatgttCGGTTTCTGTTAAAAGATATTATGAGAATACTTCATGATTTATTTGACTCCAAAGATTCTCCAGAACTCCTGAAAGTGTAGTTTAAAgcaatccatacatttgggtgttTATGAAAATTTGAGTGAAAGGGAAGTCGAGATGAGATGAATGAGGTGACAGTTTTCTCTTGGAGATATTTGTTTCTTTGTCTACGAACGAGTTGAGAGAACTGAATTTGATAATCTGGCCACCATCTGACATTGGGACTGTACAGGAGGAAATAAGCAAATACATTGAGATGAAGAACCCCTTTGACTCTGACTTTTGACTTTCTTCTGAAGATTCTGACAGAATTATTTAATGGTGCTTCTTTTGTAAGAAAGTGGAATCCAGGATGATGAAACTGATTGGTAAAAAACACAGCACAATCCCAAAAGACCTGATAAACCTTCCACAAATGTAAAACAATGATTTGTTGGAGAGGGAAAAGAGATGCCAACAAGCATGACAAAAGTACCCTGTctggttaaaaataaaatgagaggCAACGTTTAACAGGGAGGGACATGTGTGAAGATGGCTTATGAGCGTGAGACTCCAACAGAGGGTTAAAGAAGGAGTTGGAACACCGATGTGAGATTGCAGAGGTGGTTTGCAAATTGTGAAGGAACTGACATCCGACAGTACACAGTGGAACTGCACTGAAgaataaagggtggcatggtggcacagtggttagcactgctgcctcacagcgccaaggactcgggttcaattctggccttgggtgactgtctgtgtggagtttgcacattttccccatgtctatgtgggtttcgtccgggtgctccagtttcttccctcagtccaagattggcaggttaggttgattggccatagtaaattgtcccttcatgtcagcggaacgagcagggtaaataagtggtgttatggggatagggcctgatgggattgtggtctggggaaatgcttaggaaatcagaagcacaaagggacttgtaagttctggttcaggactctcttaaggttaacatgtaggttcagttgacagtttggaaggcaaatgcaatgttagcattcatgtcgagagggctagaatacaagagcagggatgtacttctgaggctatctaaggctctggtcagactccatttggagtattgtgagcagttttgggccccttatctaaggaagcatgtgctggccttggaaggggtccagaggaggttcacaagaatgatccctggaatgaagagcttgtcatatgaggaacggttgaggactctgggtttgtactcattggagtttggaaggatgaggggggggggatctaattgaaacttacagaatattgagaggcctggagagagtggacgtggagaggatgtttccactagtgggagagtcgagaactcgagggcacaacctcagagtgaagggatgatcatttaaaacagatgaggaggaatttcttcagccagagtggtgaatctttggaaggagagctgtggagaccaggtcattgagtgtctttaagacagagataggcaggttcttgattaatagctggatcaagggttacggggagaaggcaggagaatggggacaagaatcagatcagccatgattgaatggcagagcagattcgatgggccaaatggcctaattctgctcctatatcttatgatcttatgattaCATTAGAACGGTCTGGGTATTCTGTATCTGAGACCATCAATATAATTTCTCCCATTGATCACTGGTTTTTAATAAAGTTTTACCTTGatactgtgacattggtttccGGAGTATAATTGCCACCTTGTCGGAGAAACCCGCTAACAAATGGTGTGGAAGGGGTTCTGGGTTAATTAGCAGAATGACAGGCAGAGTCTGAGGTTTAGCAACAGCTGGGGAGGAAAGAGTTACAGGGATTCCCTgtactgccaggggtggtggtggaggcagatacaataggggcttttagataagcacatgaatttgtaaggaatagaggaatatggaccaagagcaggcagaagggattagtttaatttggcatcatgtttaaTGCAACATGGtgagctgaagggtctgttcctgtgctgtgctgttctacgttctatttgtgatctccatttagaaaaaggaaatagaggcactggagaaggggcaagaaagattctcaagaataatcccagaactgtaatcacttgtgaactcactggtgtttcaccaagtttgctgactgagtgaatcacagtcagagcaggtgaccagcctctgcccagtgtgaactcactgaagTACCCATGGGttggatgactcagtgaatcccttcccacactgagagcagctccccagtgtgaactcgctggtgtttcagcagtgctgaaaatattctaaatctctttgagcagtgagagcagctgaacggtctctcctcagtgtgaacgcaCTGTTGGGACATCAgctctccagagcttttgaagccacttccacagtcagagcatttgaaagacctcagattggtgtgagtgactttgtgtctgagcaggctggatgactgagtgaatcccttcccacacaaagagcaggtgaatggtctctcccgagtgtgaactcgctggtgggacaccagttctccagagcttttgaatctgctcccacagtcagagcatttaaagggtctcttattggtgtgagtgagattatgactcagcaggtgggataactgagtgaatcccttcccacagtcagaacaggtgaatggtctctccccagtgtgaactcgctggtgtctctgcagattggatgagcttttaaacctctttctgcagtgagagcagctgaacggtttctcctcagtgtgacacCTGGTGGGACACTGGTTCTCCAGAGGTTTTGAAGCCAATgctacagtcagagcatttaaacgatccctcattggtgtgagtgagattgtgactctgcaggctggataactgagtgaatcccttcccgcacacagagcaggtgaatggccgctccccagtgtgactgtgtcgaTGAGATTCCAGCTGTGATGGGACCCTGAATcgcctcccacagtccccacatttccacggtttccccCTGGTGCGGGTgttcttgtgactctccaggttcaacaatcagttaaatctcacacagaacacgggtacagtctctccccgctgtgaatgctgcggtgtattttcaggctgtgtaactggttaaatctcttcccacacagtacactggaacacactcactcgggtgtatctgtgtctcagtgatttttcagttacatttatgttaaaaaaaattctgaagcagacagaacagaaaaagatttctccttttagattcaaaggccaatgatattcaggtcctgatcaaATGAATAACTCTGTCAGGTCTTGATGTGTTGTTTGATTTGAGATTTCtgcctgtaaatcctcaccttctgcaaATCTATCCTGCAAAAGGAGTTTATAAGATTCATCAGTattagtacaggatagaaattcagaacagacaattctagtttctatggaacattctttcctctctcattccccaaaagctgtaaatctccatcccacacactctccctccattctcactctgctgtatctaatattcaccctaccAATTCTTCaaaaggtgctgattcaggctgattgacagatccatgctcactgcttcctgtcctggatgtggagatgtcggtgttggactgggggagacacggtaagaagtttcacaacaccaggttaaagtccaacaggtttattagtagcaggaactttcggagcactgctccttcatcagctgtgtgcaggatttggttcgcaagcagggcacatatagacacaaactccattataagataatggttggaatgcgagtcttaacaggtaatcaagtctttccaggtacaatgtgagtggagagagggttaagcacaggttaaagaggtgtgaattgtctcaatgttgtctcaattgtctcacgttgtttgtatcttaaagacttgattagctgtaagtattcgcattccaaccattattcatgtaaattgagtctgtgtctttatatgccctgtttgtgaacagaattcccactcacctgaagatggggcttggagctccgaaagcttgtgtggcttttgcgaccaaataaacctgttggactttaacctggtgttgttaaacttcttactgaattgtctcaagccaggacagttagtgagattttgcaagcccagcaagttgtgggggttacagatagtatgacatgaacccaagatcctggttgagaccgtcctcgtgtgtgcggaacttggctatcagtttctgctcagcgattctgcgttgtcgtgagtcttgaaggccgccttggagaacatttacccgaagatcaagggcattcagcctctgatcttcgggtaagtgttcgccAAGGCGTTTTATAGTTTAGTTTTGattgtttattaattagtgtcacaaggaggcttacattaacactgcaattaagtcacttgAAAATCATGAAAAAAGTGCAAACAAtctatgaagttactgagagagtcggtatggactcgagttgtccaatggactccttctgtgctgtaatgactctataactggaaatatataatgtaGCTACAGTACAATATGACAAGATTGGAATGATAAATGCATTTATTGCAGGACCAGGAATAAACCTGGCTGATATAACAACActggacatatctctgtcctatattaatttactgtccccttaaatgtcagccatctcctggggaaagcagcccttcaattgtgaacattaggaaagagaccatccttttagccagacaaatagatgtgtcaagctgagggagcaatggatgtcaatgtctttaagagagagagacctgggccaacctttccggagtctgcaccctccctggattcacttccttccttcagttgctgcaagtccccaatttcccccagaatgagaaaagaaatggaaagggggagaaaagaaaatgttttactctcagatgttggtttctttttgtttattacaaatacgttaatgcAAAACAGTTACAAATACacagaacaaatgtgaaaaaatacattaccaatggctaacgccatccatttatcagttactatcttccatttcggaagggttcatcgtcaattacagttttccagggcattgccctcaaaatacacctccatttacaaatcataatctacaaatctacaaacattaacacaacactacaactgtacacaacaaaaaaataaacactgaagcataagggcaccgtcccctgggtttttcccctgccgggggatgcaaccctccagaggtactcaggtccgggggttccacctgacggatgttcgactggaggcggggggacaggaaaaccaccccgaacctactcaatccggactgccttccggattttcggctggggcggtgggaaaagctctccgggatactcaattcggcctgccttcccaatttttctcccggagaacaaaacccccccggtgttacccctctgggtgccccggacactttccccaactggatgtcacaccccccgggggtcactctatccaggggggggataccccccaggccacaaacaatgcaaagattttccgttggttagtacaaacacgatattacaaaacaattacaaatgaacaaagaacaaatctgaaaaatacattaccgatggctaacaccatccatttatcaattactaccttccatttcggaagggttcatcatcaattacagttttccagggcattgccctcaaaatacgcctccatttacaaatcataatctacaaatctacaaacattaacacaacactacaactatacacaaacaaaaaataaacactgaagcataagggcaccgtcccctgggtttgtccacctgccgggggatgcaaccctccagtggtactcatatccgggggttacaccttacggatgttcaaccggaggggggaaatggggaaaccaccccgaacctactcaatccggaatcccttccggaatttcagccggggcggtgggagagtctctccagggtactcagttcgggcctgccttcccaatttttctcccggagaataaaatccctctggtgttactatatccggggcttcaccacccagaactttccccaagcggatgtcacaccccccgggggtgactttatccagggggggatgccccccaggccacaaataacgcaagaaaatagacgggggccggaacaaaccaccaactatcataacaggaaaaccacatattacaataacaaacaatccatgaacaaccatacaattgtgaaacatttcggaggcatcgccttccagagcttcgcccatcaacattccaccgtccgaagtcgacaacgctcaactacagtcctccaaagtccaccactccgggccagaacttccaaaatcacacccactggggctgcaccatctggggtcacaccttccgcggctgaaccttccgaaaccatagttcccaaatggctcctccctggtttgggtcttccgagattgcatccACCCGGGCCAcacctttcaaggcacaggaatcccagcgagagcagcattcaacaagccccagccgaaacaaaaagttcttgcacaagtcacgaacccaagcacttgaaacagaaacttcacgccgaccaaggcgttcctcccagcggccacatttccaaaagctcaccgcaaggcgcgcattaagcccgccttgaactccttatcctctgcctgcccgccccctgcctggagcacactatactggccaacacgcaaagcgaacggccaatatggcggactggctggacaatccaatctttcccactcacagatgttggcgacAGGAGGGAGTTTCAGTCCGTCTGAAGCGCAATCTTCATTCACGCAAAGCCGGCGCTCTGATGAGCTGGAGAACCAGAGTCCtttcggtcctccaactcttcctatGAGTGAACACCTCAGAAGGGCAGGGGATGGACTCTCCCCTGGACATGCGCCTCTCCCTTGGACAGCCGCCGTCcttggccggggggagggggagatcactgagcggcttctcgctctggccggagctgtcagccggttgcctggaaaccttggctcgatgtggtgtcGGCGtagggggaacaatgggtgggggcggggctcccgggtccgcgcgcccgggcctgcgcactggaacccggagaggTCACCGtggagcagagtgattcctattggctaatTCAAGGATGGCTCCACTGTGATGTCACAAaggggaagttggccaatgatgatgtaatttaaacaatgcctgagatcacttcacttcttggtcagacccccttttcagtccagtgctacttggagtttaccgtcaattcaacaactattgggttacaagtccctcacagttctgatcacaaatttatgataaaataatttaaacaatgcatgagaacgcttcttaactaACTACCTACCACTAATTAATAAAcaaccccctttttacagattcaggaatctcagccactgaacaccagccggtgctggaataagtttaattctaactcattctgagtaaatattctcacctggTCCTCTGTCGGAGCCCTGCTAAGCAGttttaatggttcatgattgcagaaactgagcagtcacaggaacgtggtcaagatagtccagtcccataatgcctcgcatttaatctgcagtccttcagttataacagaatatgtggcctcggccacgatcagcgccaacactgccttcctgaactgctataaTGCcgaaggtgtaagtacacccacaatgctgttagggaggggtttccagctacacattccacacttcctctagactgtgggtggatgcgagattgatacatttcattcaactgcacccaagctgagttattcaaatccctttattgtacgggacaatatattcatgatttctttaaaacagaaattaaacatttccatttgatttcaggtattaacatattctgttagtttgttctttattgtcaatgtcaggctagggttgttcctcttggagcaaaggaggttgaggggagatttgatagaggtggacaagattctgacaggtttagataaggtggacaaagaaaagctgttcccattagctgacgggacaaggatgagggggtcacagatttatggttttgggtcagagaggaagggggggatgtgaggaagaatattttgatggagtgaatggtaatgacctgaaactcgctgcctacgagggtggaggaagtggagacaataaacaattacaaaggaaattggatgggcatttgggttgtttcaaacagaaatgctgactaaatatctctgaacttcctcacaccctgtcactctgtgatccgtgtgaaatttgaaaccaggtattcacaacaagactcgaagagcatcagcccacgggaggcaaagtcatgagaccggccagtccagcagaaagaaaccctccgaccctccccattgaccaactgtgagaatgaacaatatgcagtcctggatgtaattgagagcagaaacaataacagcagaatccaacctctggaatcactcgtgagcgttttggtgtctcagcaggtgggatgaagctctgaaccccttcccacactgagagcaggtgaatggtctctcccctgtgtgaactcgctggtgtgtctgcaggctgggtaaccgagtgaatcccttctcacactgagagcaggtgaatggcctctccccagtgtgaagtcgctggtgcgtctgcaggttggataactgagtgaatcccttcccacactgagagcaggtgaatggtctctccccagtgtgaactcgctggtgtttctgcaggttagctaattgactgaaccccttctcacactgagagcaggtgaacggtctctccccagtgtgaactcgctggtgtgtccgcagggtggataaatcagtgaatcccttctcacactgagagcaggtgaatggcctctccccagtgtgaagtcgctggtgcgtctgcaggttggataaccgagtgaatcccttcccacactgagagcaggtgaatggtctctccccagtgtgaactcgctggtgtttctgcaggttagctaattgactgaaccccttctcacactgagagcaggtgaacggtctctccccagtgtgaactcgctggtgtgtccgcagggtggataaatcagtgaatcccttctcacactgagagcaggtgaatggtctctccccagtgtggctgcgccgatgaacttccagctgagatgggtatctgtacctcttcccacagtccccacatttccatggtttctccatggtgcaggtgtcctttcctctctcttcagttgaagactcgtccacacacagaacagtccccccacccccgctgtgaatggtgtgatatttattcaggctgtgtaactggttcaagctcagtgcactggaacactctcactccagtgtggcagcgtgttggcacttttccagtcacactgatgtttgaaatcttttcaagtcaccagaccggacaatcatttctcctcaaagattcaaaggccgatgatattcaggtcccaaggaatatgactctgtcagatctagatgtgacgtttgagatttcagcctgtgattcctctttcgataccctgtaaaaggagtttacagaagtcatcagtgtcagtgcagcataGAAATTTAGAACACACAATTCAAGTTTCTATTGAACATTCCTTCCTCTctgcagactcgaaacgttggctctattctctctctatctgggggatagcgtgggaaatgatgctgcggtagatcagccaattctcaatgaatggttgaggcagttcgatgggctgaatggccaactgcagctcctgtttcttatgatttgtgtgtggtggacagaaagcagtgagcatggatctgtcaatcagcctcaatcagcaccttcaggagaattgggagggtgaatattagatacagcagagtgagaatggagggagagtgtgtgggatggagattcacagcttttggggaacgagagaggaaagaatgttcattaaaataatggaattcctacatcttatcaaccgtccctgagccttcacaatgaatctctcttctcagGACACTCTTATCTCTGA of the Mustelus asterias unplaced genomic scaffold, sMusAst1.hap1.1 HAP1_SCAFFOLD_184, whole genome shotgun sequence genome contains:
- the LOC144485300 gene encoding uncharacterized protein LOC144485300, producing MEKPWKCGDCGKRYRYPSQLEVHRRSHTGERPFTCSQCEKGFTDLSTLRTHQRVHTGERPFTCSQCEKGFSQLANLQKHQRVHTGERPFTCSQCGKGFTRLSNLQTHQRLHTGERPFTCSQCEKGFTDLSTLRTHQRVHTGERPFTCSQCEKGFSQLANLQKHQRVHTGERPFTCSQCGKGFTQLSNLQTHQRLHTGERPFTCSQCEKGFTRLPSLQTHQRVHTGERPFTCSQCGKGFRASSHLLRHQNAHE